In Runella sp. SP2, the genomic window ACGACGACGTATTTCCGATGTCGCCGCGTTTGGCATCGGCAATCGTGAAACAGTCTTTGGGAATGTAGGCCAATGTACGCTGCAAACTGTTCCATCCGCGCGGGCCGAGGGCTTCGTAAAACGCAATGTTGGGTTTATACGCCACGGCATACGGTGCGGTCGCGTCGATAAGGCGTTTATTAAACTCAAAAATCGCATCTGGTTCTTTCAACAAATGCTTGGGTAGCTTTTTGAGGTCGGGGTCGAGCCCTACGCACAAAAAAGACTTTTTTCGTTTTATCTGTTCAATCAGTTGGTTTCTGGTCATTGCTTGGTTAGGCTAATAAATGCGGAGGAACTTGCTCCAAATGAGCTATGTCGTTGTGTTTTTGAATCGAAAACGAGCCCGTGTGATAATCGTAATGCAGGAGATACAAGCCCAAGTTGGTATGTAAGTACTCATCCATTTCGTGCAAAGGACGCTTAAAAATGGTCGCCAACAACACCCGCATAGCGCGGCCGTGCATGGCAACAAGTACCGTTTTTTCTTCGGGGCGAGATAGAATCAAATCAATCACGGGTAATTGGCGACTTTGCACATCCACGGGACTTTCGCCTCCTTCAGCTTGTAGCTCTACTTCACCTTTTTGCCAACTCTCAATCAGCCAACGGTAATAATCGTTGTCCATGCTATTAGGCGTACGCCCTTCTCTCACTCCCCAACTAATCTCATTTAGCCCTTCGTAGGCTTCGTGGGGCAGTCCTTTTTCCAAAAACCCTTTAACACTTTGCTTGGTGCGAATGAGGTTGGAAGTATATACTTTATCAAAAGCGACGTCTTGATAGGTTTGGAAAAAAGCTTGGGCTTGGGCGTGGCCGAGTTCGTTGAGTTCAGCATCTATTCCGCTTCCCTGCACAACTCCTCGTCGGTTGTAGTCGGTTTCACCGTGGCGGATGAGGTAAATAACTTTAGAAGACATGTAAAATCTACGTAAAATCCGTTTAAAATCGAATGAAATCGCCTAGTTTTGACGACACGACAAAAATACCCCTTTTAGCTATGTTCAACAAACTTAATGCACTCGAACGCATCAAACAGTTAGATAATAATACAATTGCAGGTCATTTGGGCATCGAATACGTAGAAGTAGGCGACGATTACGTCATTGCTCGAATGCCCGTTGATCACCGCACGCACCAACCCTTTGGGATTCTTCACGGCGGGGCGTCGGTGGTATTGGCCGAAACCGTTGGCAGTATTGCTTCATACCTTATCTTACCCGAATCAGCCCATCAATATGCCGTTGGGCTCGACATCAATGCCAATCACATACGCGGCGTCAAAAGTGGCTGGGTGTATGGTAAAGCTACGCCCATTCACATTGGACGTACCACGCACGTGTGGGAAATCCGCATCACGACTGAAGACGGCAAGCTCGTCTGCATTAGTCGCCTAACGATGGCCATTCTTTCAACTCCATAAACAACAAACCCCTCCAAACGGACGCTTGGAGGGGTTTGTTCAAAATTGTAGTACCGATTAAAGAACCACTACTGAGTTCTCGTCGTAAGATACGCCCGTTGGAACGTACTTGTCGGCAGTTTCATCGTTGGTCCATGTAGTGCCATCGAGCAAATAACGGAAAGCATATTCTTTTCCAGTTTCCAACTCTACAGTAGCTTTATATGAACCATCTTTTTGTTTCTTCAATTTTGTAGCGGCATCAGTAGCCCAACCATTAAACTCTCCCAATAGAGCAACATCTTTTGCACCAGCGACTTCGTCAGCTGAAAGAGAGAACGTTACTTTACAAACAGGTTTGCTTTTCAATACTTGTTTTGCAATTGCCATAGCGTTATTTGGTTATTTAGTTCGCGGGGGCAAAGATATAAAATAAATCCAAATCAAGTCAATGATATACAGTCAGTTACATTAACATATTGTTAATATAATACAATAAAATAGTTCATCATTACAAAAAACAGCAAAAATAATTCCCAGAAACTCATCAATCTAGTTGGTATATCGGGAACTATTTTTTCAAAAAAACAACAGACGGGCATTTGTATTTATAAATTCTCGACGCGTAATTGGTCATTGACCTGCTGCACTCGGTTGTTCATAATGCTTGCAATGCTGTAGGCACGGTACTTGACATCGTCGGCTTTTTCTCCTTCAAAAAGCTCATCGACATTTTGGAAGAAAATCGCCAGCCATCGGTCGAAGTGTGCGGGCGTGAGGGTATATTTTGCCGTTAGGCGGAAGTGCGGCGGCATAGGTCGGCCGTTATAATTAAGTGTTCCGAAGAGAATCCCTTCCCAAAAATCATACATCTTGGGTAAATGCAATTCCCACGATACCTGTGCGACCTCATCGAAGATAGGGCCAAGCTCGGCATCTTCCCGTATTTTTTGGTAGAAACTATTCACTAACAGTTCTACATCTGCGCGGTTTTCGAGTTGTTTTCGCATAATTTTTCTAAACAAATGTGTCACAAAATAGGTGCCTGTGTCGCGAAACAGCTATGACAAAAATCAGGGTTCGCTACAAGTTTGGGGAGATAACTAGCTCACTATCATTTGTTTTAAAAATCAAAATATTTCGTTATCAAATAACTTTTCGTCTCATTTATTTGGTAACAACCCGATAACCGCGTATTTTTCAACCGTATTTGAATCACAAACCAAACCTAATTTTCTAAAAACCAAATTTATATGAGTAACTCTATTTGGCGTAAAAAGCCCCTATCAGCCTTTGAAGCTGATGTTAAAAACAACCAACTAAAACGTGTACTGGGGAGGTGGGAACTTACCTCACTTGGCATAGGGGCGGTTATTGGTGGGGGTATCTTTGTACTTACAGGTATTGCCGCTAACCAGTTTGCTGGACCTGCTTTGGCACTTTCTTTCGTGATTGCGGGCATTGGCTGTACGTTTGCGGCTCTTTGTTATGCCGAATTTGCCTCTATTTTGCCCGTTGAAGGCTCCGCTTATGCGTATTCCTATGGTACAGTGGGCGAATTTTTTGCGTGGTTTATTGGCTGGAACTTAATTCTGGAATACATGATGGGAGCCACTACCGTAGCCGTAAGTTGGTCGGGCTATCTAGAAAAATTCCTTCATCTTTTTAATGTTCATTTGCCCGTTTGGCTTGTCAATGATCCCGTCACAGCTGCTTCTAAAGGCTACGAAGGCGGATTCTC contains:
- a CDS encoding hotdog fold thioesterase; its protein translation is MFNKLNALERIKQLDNNTIAGHLGIEYVEVGDDYVIARMPVDHRTHQPFGILHGGASVVLAETVGSIASYLILPESAHQYAVGLDINANHIRGVKSGWVYGKATPIHIGRTTHVWEIRITTEDGKLVCISRLTMAILSTP
- a CDS encoding isoamylase early set domain-containing protein, which produces MAIAKQVLKSKPVCKVTFSLSADEVAGAKDVALLGEFNGWATDAATKLKKQKDGSYKATVELETGKEYAFRYLLDGTTWTNDETADKYVPTGVSYDENSVVVL
- a CDS encoding histidine phosphatase family protein yields the protein MSSKVIYLIRHGETDYNRRGVVQGSGIDAELNELGHAQAQAFFQTYQDVAFDKVYTSNLIRTKQSVKGFLEKGLPHEAYEGLNEISWGVREGRTPNSMDNDYYRWLIESWQKGEVELQAEGGESPVDVQSRQLPVIDLILSRPEEKTVLVAMHGRAMRVLLATIFKRPLHEMDEYLHTNLGLYLLHYDYHTGSFSIQKHNDIAHLEQVPPHLLA
- a CDS encoding group III truncated hemoglobin — its product is MRKQLENRADVELLVNSFYQKIREDAELGPIFDEVAQVSWELHLPKMYDFWEGILFGTLNYNGRPMPPHFRLTAKYTLTPAHFDRWLAIFFQNVDELFEGEKADDVKYRAYSIASIMNNRVQQVNDQLRVENL